Sequence from the Hemibagrus wyckioides isolate EC202008001 linkage group LG28, SWU_Hwy_1.0, whole genome shotgun sequence genome:
GTTATGCCGGtgagactaaaacacacacacacacacatacacacaggctgtgtcccaaaccacatactGATGagaaggtttaaaaaaaacatgagttTATGAAGATCAGAAACACACTGAAgacatgaagagaaaaaaaatcagaagagagagaagactcTCTGGACATTTCCTCTTTCCTTTAAATacttctcactctctgtcttattgtgtgtgtgtgtgtgtgtgtgtgtgtgtgtgtgtgtcaggagatTGACGACTCTGAACAAATGCGCTGCTATGAGTCTGGAAGTTCACTTCCGCTGTAAACAGGTGGgtgaaatctgattggctgagagagCTGTCCGTCAAACCGGAGTCCCTCAGCAGCTGTTCAGCAACTCTGGAAGTTTTCTGTACTGAAAAACTCCTTAATAGTTGTGTAACTTTGAGTGTgtctgttgttgatgttgtgtaattgtgtgtaattgtgtaataTTGAGAGCGGAGGATTGTGTTTTTTTGAGTAATTGGATCATGTTGCTCATGCTGTATATTACAGAACTTCAAAGGAACAGCTATAACTTCTCCCAAAACTAATAATATTTCAGTTAGACAGAGCTTTACAAGTTTATaattagaagtgtgtgtgtgtgtgtgtgtgtgtgtgtgtgtgtgtgtgttgtcagagCGAGGACTCTGAGGAGGATGATGCGTGTGCACTCAGCTCCCGTTGGGCGTTTCAGCGTGACAGTAAAACCTGGTCCCGCCTCCAGACGCACAGCGACGGTGTGACGACCCTGAGGCCATCAGCCAGCAGTGACAGCGTCCTAAGTGACGTGACCTCgttgacctctgacctcagcCTGAGCAGCCTGAGTCTGGACGTCGCCCAGGAGACCGCCTCTCCGGAGGTCACCACCTATAGCGAGCCCACAGAATGTGATGGCGATGACTCGTCCTCTCCTCCTCATTCTGTCCGAGAAAAAGTCAGACGTTCGTCCAGACTCCTCCTGCGAAGGATGGAGTCTCTGCGGCGACAGAAGGATGCAGTTGCTAGGGGCGTTTCCACGGAAACGCATCCTCCAGTGGCAAAATTACGTCCGGAACTCGGCTTGCCAAAAAGGACAGTAAAAGGAAACGGTGCCTCAGAGGACGCGGGATGGAGGTCGCGAATGAGGCGGCACAGCAGCATCGACCAATCGGCAGCTGACATCAAGCCTCAGAGGGCGTGTCTTTATCTCGAGGATTACCAGTTAGCATGGGAGCGGTCcaaactgaccaatcagagaagTCTCCCGGCAACTGTAGGGCGTCTCGTTCATCTTCCTTCAGATCACAAACCCGGAACGTTCCCCCGGTCGCTGTCCATCGAGAGCGTGTGTCCGCCTGATTTCTCTGGGCGTGGCGAGCCGATCGGCTGGCTGGGAGAGGACGGAGACTTCTCATTGGATGGCACCAGCAGTTACCTCAGCGAATCGCAGGACTTTGTTTCACCCACGCTGGGGAAACGGCACAACTCTGTGGATTCGATCAACTCGGTTTACGACAATGTCCCGCACGCCTACCCGGTTTCTCCGGAGGTTCCGGTAGTTTCCATTCAGAGCTCGGAGGACGCGTTCCAGTATCTGGACGCCATTTTGCAGCACATCCACGGACTGCAGGACAACATCGACGAGTGGTCGAACTCTCTGGGACGACAGCTGGATGAGAGCGAGTCCATGACAGAGGGTACGTTACCCAGCATGCTTCATGATGAGGAGCGCTCGGATTACGAGAGTGCCGGGAATTCGCTGAACGACGGAGATGGAGACATGAGGGAAAGGAGGGATTCGGGAGTCGGAGCGTCCCTCACTCGCCCCAGCAGGTCAGGAGAAGATCCCTCACTTTAActttattcacatttttaataaaaacattgatttaatttaaacacTTCCCTGAAGTGAAGTGACTGGACACCAGAGAGTCTCCTGTCCCTCAGCTCTTTCTCTGTGATGAACATCATGAAGCTGCTGTAGGCCGGCATGCTGCTTCTCCTTTTGCTTTTATTCATAAAtacacttcctcctccacaGGAAGCTGCGATGGCACAGTTTCCAGAACTCACACCGCCCCAGCGTCTCCTCGGCCTCACAGGAGATTAACCGCCAGTCAGCGGCTCAGCTCAACCTGCTGCAGAAGTACAGCCTGCTGAGGCTCACTGCTGTCCTGGAGAAACACGGAGACACGGGCAGACACGGCCGGAGCtggtacacatatacacacacacacacacacacacacacacacacactgctgtcctgGAGAAACACGGAGACACGGGCAGACACGGCCGGAGCtggtacacatatacacacacacacacacacacacacacacacacacactgctgtcctgGAGAAACACGGAGACACGGGCAGACACGGCCGGAGCtggtacacatatacacacacacacacacacacacacacacacacacactgctgtcctgGAGAAACACGGAGACACGGGCAGACACGGCCGGAGCtggtacacatatacacacacacacacacactgctgtcctgGAGAAACACGGAGACACGGGCAGACACGGCCGGAGCtggtacacatatacacacacacacacacacacacacactgctgtcctgGAGAAACACGGAGACACGGGCAGACACGGCCGGAGCtggtacacatatatacacgcacacatacacacatacccacacacacacatacacacacacatgagtcaTTTGAACTCTTGATCATGAGACATGTgggtgtgggtctgtgtgtgtgtgtgtgtgtgtgtgtgtatgtgtgtatgtgtgtgtgatagattcAACAAAGTCACTTAATGTCAGTCACAAAAGAACAATCATCAGTTATTTTCTCaaggaacacacacagtaatacacacacacacacacacacacacacacacacacacactgtaagacCAGAAGAGAAACTGGAACACATTTGTCTGGTTTCTTTCAGTTtcgttcttttttctttcttcttttcccaTCATcctgtctttattttttcctcttgttTGTTGGGTTCTGTTCCTGAATGTTCTGATTGTATTCAGTTTGATTTGATTCCCAGAGTGGACTTGTATATCCTGACCACACGTGTCTGTGTTCTGCCCTGTGACTGGACAGGACCGTGCCCAAGTTCATGAAGCGCTCTAAAGTTCCTGATTACAGAGACAAGCGAGTGTTTGGGGTTCCACCTATCATAAATGTCCAGCGCAGCGGTCAGCCCCTCCCCCAGAGCATACAGCAGGCCATGAGGTACCTGCGGAGTCAGTGTCTCgaaaaggtacacacacacacatacacacacacatacacatgcacacacacacacacgcacacacacacgcgcacacacacgcacacacacacacacacatgcacacacacacacacatgcacacacacacacacacacaggtatgttCCTGAACAACAGCCAGAATTTTACCTAACTCACTCATAACGTTCAACTCGTGTTCAACCAATCACATGACTGACAGCAGGAGGTCCCGCCTCCTCACTAACTAAAATTCCAaattcaatctctctctctctctctctctctctgtctctctgtctgtctgtctgtctgtctgtctgtctctctctctctctctgtctctctctctctctctctctctctctttctctctttctctctctctctctctgtctgtctctctctttctctttctccttctctctctctctctctctctctctctctctgtctgtctgtctctctctctctctctctctgtctgcccccccctctctctctgtctgtctctctctctttctctttctctctctctctctctctctgtctgtctctctctctctgtctgcccccccccctctctctctgtctgtctctctctctctctctctctctctctctctctctctctctctctctctctctgtctgtctctctctctctctcccccccctctctctctatctctctctctgtgtgcctgtAGGTGGGAATATTTCGGAAGTCTGGAGTGAAATCCCGGATTCAGGCCCTCAGGCAGCTGAATGATAATTCCCCTGATCATGTGACCTATCAGGGCCAATCAGCTTACGACGTTGCTGACCTGCTAAAGCAGTACTTCAGAGATCTTCCAGAACCCATCCTCACCTCCAAACTCACACAGACCTTCCTGCACATTTACCagtgtgagtgtacacacacacacacacacacacacacacatctgtaacaaaataaaataaccttTTGTATCAAGGcctaactctgtgtgtgtgtgtgtgtgtgtgtgtgtgtgtgtgtgtgtgcagtcgtCCCTCAGCAGCAGAGGTTCCAGGCAGTGCAGTGTGCTGTGTTCCTCCTGCCTGATGAGAACCGGGAGGTTCTGCAGACGCTGCTCTACTTCCTCAGTGACATCAGCACAGCCGAGGAGAACCAGATGACcgcacacacacttgctgtGTGTCTCGCTCCCTCCATCCTGCACCTCAACAACTCCAAAcgagacacagcctcacacaggtgtgtgtgtgtgtgtgtgtgatgtaactaAATGACTAATCTGACCTTAATGCAGGGTGTGTAACTCTGCACTGACTCGACCTCATCAGGATTTACCCACAAGGCATTTTATCTGtttacagagaaacacacacacacacagtgagctgtatttgtaaaataaataattacttactataaataattaattttgttggtttgtgtgtgtgtgtgtgtgtgtgtgtgtgtgttgcaaccTTAATTTGCTCTGTGACCTCTCGTAACCTCATGGTAATTCCAGTGTGCTAAGTGTGAATAATTTATTCCTATAGTAGCgatgtttgtttctttatttgtttatttttatgctaaCAGGCTGATTAGCAAAAGGGGCAGAGCAAAACCAGACCACAAGGACCTGAGTGAGAACATGGCAGCCACAGAGTGCCTGAGTCACATGATCACAGAGTGTAAAAAGCTcttccaggtacacacacacacacacacacagagtaagtgACCTTCAATTTAAACCTCTAATGTGGAGATTATTTTAAAACTTCTctaattctgtgtgtgtcagattcCTCAGGAGATGATGCTGCAGGCGTGTAGCTCCTACGTGTTAGCGGACGCTCAGCCGCTGCCTCTGCATGCGCTCGGTGTGAACAGACGCGGAGAACACGTGGACTATCGCGTTTACCTGGAGGACAACGTGCAGTGTTTACTCAGAGATACAGCTGAGAAGGGCAAGGGGTGGCACAGCGCACCGGGACCTCCACACACTGAGCTCGCCTTCaagaaggtacacacacacacacacacacacactcacccactcacacacacactgtcctgattTTGACCAATTAGTCAGTTCTATGAACCTACATAAAAAGATGCTGTCCCAAATAGTGGGTCAGACTGGTACAACCTAAAAACACCAGAAACTGGGGGACACTGAAGCTCTGGGGATACTGGGAGAGAAAACTCTGAAAACTAGTGAGCAGAGATGTTTACAAAACACCGGACACTAGTGGACACTGGAATCTAGGAAAATATGGACACTAGGGAACAATCAGTACACAAGTAACACAGCATGTCTGATAGTCTctttcagtgagtcagtgaatcacCTACTGCATTCGGGAGTCATTTAGGGAGTCAGTCAAAGAGTCGTTTACGGGAGTCACTTGGTGTTAGAAGGCAAGGGAACTATTTAGGCAGGGAGTCGGTCGGTCAGAGAGTCAGTCATCGAGTCATTTGGTCAGGAGGTCAGACAGTTGGTCAGGGAGTCAGTCAGGTGTCCCTATTAACTGTTTATTCCTCTGAATCGTGTTTGATCAATTGCAGGTTGGAGAAGGCCACCCGATTCGCCTGTGGCGTGCCTCTGTGGAGATCGAGGCTCCACCCACTGTGGTTTTGCACCGTGTGCTGAGAGAGCGCCACCTATGGGATGAGGACCTGCTGCACAGCCGCGTAATCGAGAGTCTGGAGAACAACACCGAGGTGTTTCACTACATCACCGACAGCATGGCGCCTCACCCACGCAGAGACTTTGTAGTGctccggtacacacacacacacacacacacacacacacacacacacacacacacacacacacagcaaaaacatgtgtgtgtttatacagtgccgttcttttgcgtgtgtgtgtgtcaggcgtTGGTGCACAGATCTCcctcggggtgtgtgtgttctcatctCCTCATCTGTTGATCACGGCAATGTGCAGCTGGAGGCGGGGCTTCGAGCGGTGCTTCTGACATCACGTATTATAATTGAGCCATGCGGAAAGGGGCGGAGCCGACTAACTCACTACTGCAGAGCAGATCTAcggtataacacacacacatacacacacacacacacacacacacatatatatatatatatatatatatatatatgtatatttatatatatatatatatatatatgtatatgtatatttatatatatatatatataaatatatatatatatatatatatatatgtatatttatatatatatatatatatatatgtatatgtatatttatatatatatatatatatgtatatatatataatatatatacacaaatatatggTATTACCATCTACAGAAGTaacactgtctctgtgtgtgtgtgtgtgtgtgtgtcctacagGGGGCGCTCTCCTGACTGGtataataaagtgtttggtCACCTGTGTGCAGCAGAAGTCGCTCGGATACGTGGCTCGTTCCCCGTTCTGACCGCAAGAGGACCTGAGACCAAACTCTGAAACCAAGCGAGTGACAAACAGGACAAGACCAAAGTTTACAGTGGAAGTACTTCATCTGATCTTAAACCAGATTAGACCAAATCTGATTACCAGACTACTCAGTATAGACACATGATCTCAGACCTGATTAGACATGATCAAACCAGACTAGTCTTAGATTAGACCTAATCCAATTAGATCCAATTTAACCAGATTAGACAAAGCAAATACTCAGAGCTGATCAGATTAGATTGGACCAAACCAAAGAAATGACCTGTTTATATCACATCAGATTGGGACCGCATGAATCAGAGAGTATTAGACATGATCAAACCAGAGAGCTCCTGACCTGCTCAAATCAGACTATATCTCATTAGATCAAATTAGATCGGACCATGCCGAATCAGCACAGCCCAGGCCAACACATTTAACTAGAATAAAGACAGATCAGATCTAAACAGATCAGAGGAGAATCGACTAGACTGAACCAAATTAGATCGAATTAGATCAGGAAGCATCAGActagagattagattagattagattatattaGATTATACAACATTCTAAGCACAAAAGACCAAAGATTCATCAGGGATTCAAGATTAAAAGATATCAAAGATTAAAGCAGATCAGACCAAAGCAGACCAGATCAAGTAAAAGAGATCGGAAAAGAGGGACGCATTACACTAGATCAGATGTGATCAGATCTTTTCAAAATGGATTACAGTCAAGATCAAGAATCAAGATCAATCCAGATTAGATCAGAGATTAAAACATACTAATCCAAAGAATAGACCGGATTTGGACACATCAGATCAGACATTTAAACTAGATCAGATCAGACAAGATGAACATTAATAGTTCAGTGTCTTAAGCGCTCTGTCTGATGAATATTCATTCAGCTTACAGGGCAGCACTccgtcagccaatcagaaaccagatatgtaaatatgtaaatgagcaGAGGATTTGAATATGAAAGCTATCAGGAATCACACCGGGGGCGGAAACTGTCCCAGATTTATCTCTGCATTCTGcacagtggctgtgtgtgtgtgtgtgtgtgtgtgtgtgtatgtgtgtgtgtgtgtgtatgtgtgtgtgtgtgtgtgtgtgtgtgtgtgtgtatgtgtgtgtgtgtatgtgtgtgtgtgtgtgtgtgtgtgtgtgtgtgtatgtgtgtgtgtatgtgtgtgtgtatgtgtgtgtgtatgtgtgtgtgtgtgtgtgtgtgtgtatgtgtgtgtttttgtatgtgtgtgtgtgtgtgtgtatgtgtgtgtttttgtatgtgtgtatgtgtgtgtgtatgtgtgtgtgtatgtgtgtgtatgtgtgtgtgtgtgtgtatgtgtatgtgtgtatgtgtgtgtgccatcTTGAGTTAAAGAAATGATCTGAAAAATCACACAGATGGTGCAGTTTATCAGATTGGATTATTTCAGTATTGTGAAATCTacagtattttattaaatacttatttattttgtacatttttgacTAAACTGTCTAATCTCCAGATGATATTAGATCAGGAAACATTAGAcctgagattagattagattagattagattagattagattagattagattagattagattagattagattagattagattgtgGCAAATTATAAATGCATTAAGACATTTCAGATCAATTTGGTACACTAGAACTGAGAATACCAACAATCAATCAGACCAAAGCTGTGAAAGAAACCAGATTAGATCAGATCAAACCACAGATTAGACCAGACTAGATTAAACCAGATTACATTAGACCAGACTACATTACACCAGACTAGATCACACCAGACTAAATTAGACCAGACTAGATTACACCAGAAAACATCAGACCAGACTAGATCAGACCAGACTAGATCAGACCAGACTAGATCAGACCAGACTAGATCAGAACAGACTAGATCAGTCCAGATTAGATTATGCCAGACTACATCAGACCAGACTAGATTTAACCAGACTACATCAGACCAGACTAGATTTAACCAGACTAGATCAGACCAGACTAGATTAGACCACACTGGCCAATGATAAAAATACATTAGTAGAAAAGTAAATGTTATTTCTGCACTCTGCATTAGGCCACACCCATCCGATGATGTGTTGATCAATGGCCTCTCACTGGTCAGTGTGTTCACTGTCCATTACCTTCAGCACCGTCTGATTCCGGGTTTCTGTACtggacatggtgtgtgtttactcagtggACAGTGGAGAGGATTTAAACTCTAGAGAATTAAAACATTCAGGaaagttctgtgtgtgtgtgtgtgtctctctgtgtgtgtgtgtctctctgtgtgtgtgtgtctctctgtgtgtgtgtgtctctctgtgtgtgtgtgtctctctgtgtctgtgtgtgtctctctgtgtctgtgtctgtctgtgtctgtgtctgtgtgtgtgtgtctctgtgtgtgtgtgtgtgtgtctgtgtgtgtgtgtgtgtgtgtgtgtgtgtgtctgtgtgtgtgtgtgtgtgtgtgtgtctgtgtgtgtgtgtgtgtgtctctgtgtgtctgtgtctctgtgtgtgtgtgtgtgtgtgtgtctctgtgtgtctctgtgtgtgtgtgtctgtgtgtgtgtgtgtctctgtgtatgtgtctctgtgtgtgtgtctctgtctctgtgtgtctctgtgtgtgtgtgtctgtgtctctgtgtgtgtctctgtgtgtgtgtgtctctgtgtgtgtgtgtgtgtctgtgtgtgtgtctctctctgtctctgtgtgtgtctctgtgtgtgtgtgtctctgtgtctgtgtgtctctgtgtgtatgtgtctgtgtgtgtgtgtgtctctgtgtatgtgtctctgtgtgtgtgtctctatctctgtgtgtctctgtgtgtgtgtctctgtgtgtgtgtctctgtctctgtgtgtctgtgtgtgtgtgtctgtgtctctgtgtgtgtctctgtgtgtgtgtctctgtgtgtgtgtgtctctgtgtctgtgtgtgtgtgtgtctgtgtctctgtgtgtctctgtgtgtgtctctgtgtgtgtctctgtgtgtgtgtgtctctgtgtgtgtgtctgtgtgtgtgtgtctctgtctctgtgtgtgtctgtgtgtgtgtgtctgtgtctctgtgtgtgtgtctgtgtgtgtgtgtctctgtctctgtgtgtgtctgtgtgtgtgtgtctgtgtctctgtgtgtgtgtgtgtgtgttttgcagtatTTCTCTCAGGCTATATGTAATGAGATGTTTTGTATTTATGGCTGTAACATAATGCTTTAATGAAttctttcactgtgtgtgtgtgtgtgtgtgtgcgtgtgcgtgtgcgtgtgtgtgtgtgtatgtgtttatttgcCACATGTGTGTTAAAGTGATCTGAGAGCTGGAGTGTAATTTATTCTGTTATTTGTATGTTTCAgtttctgtatttgtttttttttaaagagaaaattGAATTAACAAAAATtcagaagattaaaaaaaatggcaaagtGTCTGAATTTTTCTTGATGCTTAcacaattgattttttttctgactcagcgatgcatgtgtgtgtgcgcgtgtgtgtgtgtgcgcgtgtgtgtgtgtgcgcgtgtgtgtgtgcgcgcgcgtgtgtgtgtgcgcgcgtgtgtgtgcgcgcgtgtgtgtgtgcgcgcgtgtgtgtgcgcgcgtgtgtgtgtgtgcgcgtgtgtgtgtgcgcgtgtgtgtgtgtgtgcgtgtgtgtgtgtgtgctgaaaaaattaattaaaaaaaaactttttcacaGAAATTCCCAGTGGGAGGGAACTggtgttttttctcctcttttttattcattatgttCCACTGTAGGATGATTACATCATCATGACATCACAAGAATTAAAGAGGaaaacaacattacacacagatcaggtataacactgtgagcagtgaccggtgaagtgaataagactgagtatctcctcatcatggcacctgttagtgggtgggatatattaggcagcaagtcaacattttgtcctcaaagttgatgttagaagcaggaaaaatggacaagtgtaaggatttgagctttgagtttgatgaaggaccaaattgtgatggctagaccactggatcagagcatctccaaaactgcagctcttgtggggtgttcccggtctgcagtggtcagtatctatcaaaagtggtccaaggaaggaacagcggtcgaggctcattgatgcacgtggggggagaaggctggtccgtgtgatccgaacagacgagctactgttgatcaaactgctgaagaagttaatgctggttctgatagaaaggggtcagaatacacagtgcaggacagtgtgttgtgtatggggccagATAGCCACAGACCGGTCAGGGTGACCATGAAGTGTGATGTCTGGGAAGTGGATGAGGAAGGTAGAGTGCAGGAT
This genomic interval carries:
- the stard8 gene encoding stAR-related lipid transfer protein 8 isoform X1, coding for MDKTGEPVQQRSVRSSTSRALPVLRRKSRHTQESEVEAKEACDWLRAAGFPQYVQLYEASLFPIDISSVRRDHEFLDHDSVRALCRRLTTLNKCAAMSLEVHFRCKQSEDSEEDDACALSSRWAFQRDSKTWSRLQTHSDGVTTLRPSASSDSVLSDVTSLTSDLSLSSLSLDVAQETASPEVTTYSEPTECDGDDSSSPPHSVREKVRRSSRLLLRRMESLRRQKDAVARGVSTETHPPVAKLRPELGLPKRTVKGNGASEDAGWRSRMRRHSSIDQSAADIKPQRACLYLEDYQLAWERSKLTNQRSLPATVGRLVHLPSDHKPGTFPRSLSIESVCPPDFSGRGEPIGWLGEDGDFSLDGTSSYLSESQDFVSPTLGKRHNSVDSINSVYDNVPHAYPVSPEVPVVSIQSSEDAFQYLDAILQHIHGLQDNIDEWSNSLGRQLDESESMTEGTLPSMLHDEERSDYESAGNSLNDGDGDMRERRDSGVGASLTRPSRKLRWHSFQNSHRPSVSSASQEINRQSAAQLNLLQKYSLLRLTAVLEKHGDTGRHGRSWTVPKFMKRSKVPDYRDKRVFGVPPIINVQRSGQPLPQSIQQAMRYLRSQCLEKVGIFRKSGVKSRIQALRQLNDNSPDHVTYQGQSAYDVADLLKQYFRDLPEPILTSKLTQTFLHIYQFVPQQQRFQAVQCAVFLLPDENREVLQTLLYFLSDISTAEENQMTAHTLAVCLAPSILHLNNSKRDTASHRLISKRGRAKPDHKDLSENMAATECLSHMITECKKLFQIPQEMMLQACSSYVLADAQPLPLHALGVNRRGEHVDYRVYLEDNVQCLLRDTAEKGKGWHSAPGPPHTELAFKKVGEGHPIRLWRASVEIEAPPTVVLHRVLRERHLWDEDLLHSRVIESLENNTEVFHYITDSMAPHPRRDFVVLRRWCTDLPRGVCVLISSSVDHGNVQLEAGLRAVLLTSRIIIEPCGKGRSRLTHYCRADLRGRSPDWYNKVFGHLCAAEVARIRGSFPVLTARGPETKL
- the stard8 gene encoding stAR-related lipid transfer protein 8 isoform X4; protein product: MDKTGEPVQQRSVRSSTSRALPVLRRKSRHTQESASLFPIDISSVRRDHEFLDHDSVRALCRRLTTLNKCAAMSLEVHFRCKQSEDSEEDDACALSSRWAFQRDSKTWSRLQTHSDGVTTLRPSASSDSVLSDVTSLTSDLSLSSLSLDVAQETASPEVTTYSEPTECDGDDSSSPPHSVREKVRRSSRLLLRRMESLRRQKDAVARGVSTETHPPVAKLRPELGLPKRTVKGNGASEDAGWRSRMRRHSSIDQSAADIKPQRACLYLEDYQLAWERSKLTNQRSLPATVGRLVHLPSDHKPGTFPRSLSIESVCPPDFSGRGEPIGWLGEDGDFSLDGTSSYLSESQDFVSPTLGKRHNSVDSINSVYDNVPHAYPVSPEVPVVSIQSSEDAFQYLDAILQHIHGLQDNIDEWSNSLGRQLDESESMTEGTLPSMLHDEERSDYESAGNSLNDGDGDMRERRDSGVGASLTRPSRKLRWHSFQNSHRPSVSSASQEINRQSAAQLNLLQKYSLLRLTAVLEKHGDTGRHGRSWTVPKFMKRSKVPDYRDKRVFGVPPIINVQRSGQPLPQSIQQAMRYLRSQCLEKVGIFRKSGVKSRIQALRQLNDNSPDHVTYQGQSAYDVADLLKQYFRDLPEPILTSKLTQTFLHIYQFVPQQQRFQAVQCAVFLLPDENREVLQTLLYFLSDISTAEENQMTAHTLAVCLAPSILHLNNSKRDTASHRLISKRGRAKPDHKDLSENMAATECLSHMITECKKLFQIPQEMMLQACSSYVLADAQPLPLHALGVNRRGEHVDYRVYLEDNVQCLLRDTAEKGKGWHSAPGPPHTELAFKKVGEGHPIRLWRASVEIEAPPTVVLHRVLRERHLWDEDLLHSRVIESLENNTEVFHYITDSMAPHPRRDFVVLRRWCTDLPRGVCVLISSSVDHGNVQLEAGLRAVLLTSRIIIEPCGKGRSRLTHYCRADLRGRSPDWYNKVFGHLCAAEVARIRGSFPVLTARGPETKL
- the stard8 gene encoding stAR-related lipid transfer protein 8 isoform X2; this translates as MKRMKRAGLFGCLSALLTKTKRLVVSCGSRGPEVEAKEACDWLRAAGFPQYVQLYEASLFPIDISSVRRDHEFLDHDSVRALCRRLTTLNKCAAMSLEVHFRCKQSEDSEEDDACALSSRWAFQRDSKTWSRLQTHSDGVTTLRPSASSDSVLSDVTSLTSDLSLSSLSLDVAQETASPEVTTYSEPTECDGDDSSSPPHSVREKVRRSSRLLLRRMESLRRQKDAVARGVSTETHPPVAKLRPELGLPKRTVKGNGASEDAGWRSRMRRHSSIDQSAADIKPQRACLYLEDYQLAWERSKLTNQRSLPATVGRLVHLPSDHKPGTFPRSLSIESVCPPDFSGRGEPIGWLGEDGDFSLDGTSSYLSESQDFVSPTLGKRHNSVDSINSVYDNVPHAYPVSPEVPVVSIQSSEDAFQYLDAILQHIHGLQDNIDEWSNSLGRQLDESESMTEGTLPSMLHDEERSDYESAGNSLNDGDGDMRERRDSGVGASLTRPSRKLRWHSFQNSHRPSVSSASQEINRQSAAQLNLLQKYSLLRLTAVLEKHGDTGRHGRSWTVPKFMKRSKVPDYRDKRVFGVPPIINVQRSGQPLPQSIQQAMRYLRSQCLEKVGIFRKSGVKSRIQALRQLNDNSPDHVTYQGQSAYDVADLLKQYFRDLPEPILTSKLTQTFLHIYQFVPQQQRFQAVQCAVFLLPDENREVLQTLLYFLSDISTAEENQMTAHTLAVCLAPSILHLNNSKRDTASHRLISKRGRAKPDHKDLSENMAATECLSHMITECKKLFQIPQEMMLQACSSYVLADAQPLPLHALGVNRRGEHVDYRVYLEDNVQCLLRDTAEKGKGWHSAPGPPHTELAFKKVGEGHPIRLWRASVEIEAPPTVVLHRVLRERHLWDEDLLHSRVIESLENNTEVFHYITDSMAPHPRRDFVVLRRWCTDLPRGVCVLISSSVDHGNVQLEAGLRAVLLTSRIIIEPCGKGRSRLTHYCRADLRGRSPDWYNKVFGHLCAAEVARIRGSFPVLTARGPETKL
- the stard8 gene encoding stAR-related lipid transfer protein 8 isoform X3, which translates into the protein METSSPRQRRRYHDGSLTRRRQRGYEVEAKEACDWLRAAGFPQYVQLYEASLFPIDISSVRRDHEFLDHDSVRALCRRLTTLNKCAAMSLEVHFRCKQSEDSEEDDACALSSRWAFQRDSKTWSRLQTHSDGVTTLRPSASSDSVLSDVTSLTSDLSLSSLSLDVAQETASPEVTTYSEPTECDGDDSSSPPHSVREKVRRSSRLLLRRMESLRRQKDAVARGVSTETHPPVAKLRPELGLPKRTVKGNGASEDAGWRSRMRRHSSIDQSAADIKPQRACLYLEDYQLAWERSKLTNQRSLPATVGRLVHLPSDHKPGTFPRSLSIESVCPPDFSGRGEPIGWLGEDGDFSLDGTSSYLSESQDFVSPTLGKRHNSVDSINSVYDNVPHAYPVSPEVPVVSIQSSEDAFQYLDAILQHIHGLQDNIDEWSNSLGRQLDESESMTEGTLPSMLHDEERSDYESAGNSLNDGDGDMRERRDSGVGASLTRPSRKLRWHSFQNSHRPSVSSASQEINRQSAAQLNLLQKYSLLRLTAVLEKHGDTGRHGRSWTVPKFMKRSKVPDYRDKRVFGVPPIINVQRSGQPLPQSIQQAMRYLRSQCLEKVGIFRKSGVKSRIQALRQLNDNSPDHVTYQGQSAYDVADLLKQYFRDLPEPILTSKLTQTFLHIYQFVPQQQRFQAVQCAVFLLPDENREVLQTLLYFLSDISTAEENQMTAHTLAVCLAPSILHLNNSKRDTASHRLISKRGRAKPDHKDLSENMAATECLSHMITECKKLFQIPQEMMLQACSSYVLADAQPLPLHALGVNRRGEHVDYRVYLEDNVQCLLRDTAEKGKGWHSAPGPPHTELAFKKVGEGHPIRLWRASVEIEAPPTVVLHRVLRERHLWDEDLLHSRVIESLENNTEVFHYITDSMAPHPRRDFVVLRRWCTDLPRGVCVLISSSVDHGNVQLEAGLRAVLLTSRIIIEPCGKGRSRLTHYCRADLRGRSPDWYNKVFGHLCAAEVARIRGSFPVLTARGPETKL